A single region of the Pseudorhodoplanes sp. genome encodes:
- a CDS encoding formate--tetrahydrofolate ligase, translated as MPASQHQSPKSDIEISQAAKMRLIVDVAKDRLGIDAKNLEPYGHYKAKVSMDYIKSLGDKKDGKLILVSAISPTPAGEGKTTTTVGLTDALNHIGKKAMCALREPSLGPSFGMKGGAAGGGYAQVVPMEDINLHFTGDFHAITAAHNLLAALIDNHIYWGNALGIDSRRVTWRRVMDMNDRALREIVCSLGGVANGYPREAGFDITVASEVMAIFCLAKDLDDLKARLGNIIVAYTRDRKPIRAKDLNAHGAMTALLKEAIAPNLVQTLEGTPAFIHGGPFANIAHGCNSVVATTTALKLADYVVTEAGFGADLGGEKFLDIKCRKAGLKPDCVVIVATIRALKMHGGVKKEDLKKENLKALEAGMANLERHIENVKKFGLPAVVSINRFSADTDAEIMVVKNKCKALGVEALMADHWAMGGEGAADVARAVVKVCEGKANLKLLYPDDMPLFEKIRTIAKEIYRADDATADKSVKDQLKQWEEMGFGNLPVCIAKTQYSFSTNPDSKGAPTGFNIPVREVRLAAGAEFIVAICGEIMTMPGLPKVPSADSIDVKDGKIVGLF; from the coding sequence ATGCCTGCCTCACAGCACCAGTCGCCCAAATCCGATATTGAAATCTCTCAGGCCGCAAAAATGCGGCTCATCGTCGATGTCGCCAAGGACAGGCTGGGCATCGACGCCAAGAACCTCGAGCCCTATGGCCATTACAAGGCCAAGGTATCGATGGATTACATTAAATCGCTGGGCGACAAGAAGGACGGCAAGCTCATTCTGGTGTCGGCGATCTCGCCGACCCCGGCCGGCGAGGGCAAGACGACGACGACGGTCGGGCTCACCGACGCGCTGAATCATATCGGCAAGAAGGCCATGTGCGCGCTTCGCGAGCCTTCGCTCGGACCGTCTTTCGGCATGAAGGGCGGAGCGGCCGGCGGCGGCTACGCGCAGGTCGTGCCAATGGAGGATATCAATCTTCACTTCACCGGCGATTTCCACGCGATCACTGCCGCGCACAATCTGCTGGCGGCGCTGATCGACAACCATATCTACTGGGGCAACGCGCTCGGCATCGACAGCCGCCGTGTGACCTGGCGACGCGTCATGGACATGAACGACCGTGCGCTGCGCGAGATCGTATGCTCGCTCGGCGGTGTCGCCAATGGATATCCGCGCGAGGCCGGCTTTGACATCACGGTCGCCTCGGAAGTGATGGCGATCTTCTGCCTCGCCAAGGACCTCGACGACCTGAAGGCCCGGCTCGGCAATATCATTGTCGCCTATACACGCGACCGCAAGCCGATCCGCGCCAAGGACCTGAACGCGCACGGCGCCATGACCGCTCTGCTGAAGGAAGCAATTGCGCCGAACCTGGTACAGACGCTGGAAGGCACGCCCGCCTTCATTCATGGTGGTCCGTTCGCCAATATCGCGCATGGCTGCAACTCGGTCGTGGCGACAACCACGGCGCTGAAACTCGCCGATTATGTGGTGACCGAGGCCGGCTTCGGCGCCGATCTCGGCGGCGAAAAGTTCCTCGACATCAAGTGCCGCAAGGCCGGGCTGAAACCGGATTGCGTGGTCATCGTCGCCACCATCCGCGCGCTCAAGATGCATGGCGGGGTGAAGAAGGAAGATCTCAAGAAAGAGAATCTGAAGGCGCTGGAAGCGGGCATGGCCAATCTCGAGCGCCACATTGAAAACGTCAAAAAATTCGGCCTGCCGGCGGTGGTCTCGATCAACCGGTTTTCGGCCGATACCGACGCCGAAATCATGGTGGTCAAGAACAAGTGCAAGGCACTCGGCGTCGAGGCGCTGATGGCCGATCACTGGGCCATGGGCGGCGAAGGCGCGGCTGATGTGGCACGGGCCGTCGTGAAAGTTTGTGAGGGCAAGGCCAATCTCAAGCTGCTCTATCCGGACGACATGCCCCTGTTCGAAAAGATCCGCACGATCGCCAAGGAAATCTACCGCGCCGACGATGCCACCGCCGATAAATCGGTGAAGGATCAGCTGAAACAGTGGGAAGAGATGGGTTTCGGCAATCTGCCGGTCTGCATCGCCAAGACGCAGTATTCCTTCTCGACCAATCCAGACTCCAAGGGCGCGCCGACCGGCTTCAACATCCCGGTGCGCGAGGTGCGCCTCGCAGCCGGCGCGGAATTCATCGTAGCGATCTGCGGTGAGATCATGACCATGCCGGGCCTGCCCAAGGTGCCATCGGCGGACTCAATCGACGTCAAGGACGGCAAGATCGTCGGGCTGTTCTGA
- the frc gene encoding formyl-CoA transferase, with product MPAPSKKPFGQAGKALDGVRILDFTHVQSGPTCTQLLAWFGADVIKIERPGVGDITRGQLVDVKGADSLYFTMLNHNKRSITIDSKHPEGKRVLNELIKKCDVLVENFAPGALDRMGLTWEHIHKLNPRMIVASVKGFGPGRYEDCKVYENVAQCAGGSASTTGFRDGPPLVTGAQIGDSGTGLHLALGIVAALYQRNRTGRGQKVLAAMQDGVLNLCRVKLRDQQRLKAGPLTEYSQYGEGVPFGDAVPRAGNDSGGGQPGWILKCKGWETDPNAYIYFITQAPVWGAICDLIGEPTWKTDPEYATPKARLPKLKQIFARIEEWTMTKTKFEVMEACNAVDIPVGPILSMKEIAEDESLRKTGTIVEVDHPTRGKYLTVGNPIKLSDSISEVKRSPLLGEHTDEILTKVLGFDKKEVAKIKNSGALSAPAKEDKAA from the coding sequence ATGCCGGCGCCCTCCAAGAAACCGTTCGGTCAGGCGGGCAAGGCGCTGGATGGCGTGCGCATTCTGGACTTCACCCATGTTCAGTCGGGACCGACCTGCACGCAGTTGCTCGCCTGGTTCGGCGCCGATGTGATCAAGATCGAGCGCCCGGGCGTGGGCGACATCACCCGCGGCCAGCTTGTGGATGTAAAGGGCGCCGATTCGCTCTACTTCACCATGCTCAATCACAACAAGCGCTCGATCACGATCGACTCCAAGCATCCGGAAGGAAAGCGGGTGCTGAACGAGCTCATCAAGAAGTGTGACGTGCTGGTTGAGAATTTCGCGCCGGGCGCGCTCGACCGCATGGGCCTGACCTGGGAGCACATCCACAAGCTCAACCCGCGCATGATCGTCGCGTCGGTCAAAGGCTTCGGCCCCGGCCGCTACGAGGACTGCAAGGTCTACGAGAACGTCGCGCAATGCGCCGGCGGCTCGGCCTCGACCACCGGCTTCCGCGACGGCCCGCCGCTTGTCACCGGCGCGCAGATCGGCGATAGCGGCACCGGCCTGCATCTTGCGCTCGGCATCGTCGCCGCGCTTTATCAGCGCAACCGCACCGGCCGCGGGCAGAAGGTGCTCGCCGCCATGCAGGACGGCGTGCTCAACCTCTGCCGCGTCAAGCTGCGCGACCAGCAGCGCCTGAAAGCCGGCCCGCTCACCGAATACAGCCAGTACGGCGAGGGCGTGCCGTTCGGCGATGCGGTGCCGCGCGCCGGCAATGACTCGGGTGGCGGCCAGCCGGGCTGGATTTTGAAGTGCAAAGGTTGGGAGACCGATCCGAACGCCTACATCTATTTCATCACGCAGGCGCCGGTCTGGGGCGCCATCTGCGATCTGATCGGCGAGCCGACCTGGAAGACGGATCCGGAATATGCAACGCCGAAGGCGCGGCTGCCGAAGCTGAAGCAGATCTTCGCGCGCATCGAAGAGTGGACGATGACCAAGACCAAGTTCGAGGTCATGGAAGCTTGCAATGCCGTCGACATCCCGGTCGGACCGATTCTGTCGATGAAGGAAATCGCCGAGGACGAGTCGCTGCGCAAGACCGGCACCATCGTCGAGGTTGATCATCCGACGCGCGGCAAGTATCTGACCGTCGGCAATCCGATCAAACTGTCGGACTCGATTTCGGAAGTGAAGCGCTCGCCGCTGCTCGGCGAACACACCGACGAAATCCTGACCAAGGTGCTGGGCTTCGACAAGAAGGAAGTCGCCAAGATCAAGAATTCCGGCGCGCTGTCGGCGCCCGCGAAGGAAGACAAGGCGGCGTAG
- a CDS encoding methionyl-tRNA formyltransferase, whose protein sequence is MRIVVHGQQAFGKAVLEALLKRGDNVIAVYVAPEKPGQKADPLKDAAIAAGLPVYQPDSYKKPEVWEQFKSLKPDLQVMAFVTLFVPEEFLNIPTHGSIQYHPSLLPAYRGASAINWPIIKGEKETGLSIFWPDNGLDTGDILIQKKTPISDKDTLGTVYFDRLFPMGVEAMLESVDLVKAGKAPRIKQDESKATYEGLCRADNAHIDWGKPWEQIDRLIRGCNPAPGAWTTLNGAKLKIFDATPLPARDPKGIGGKLGEVVVVDADSFTVVCADGRFKVTRVQADGPKVGAGEWAAAAKLEKGARFS, encoded by the coding sequence ATGCGTATTGTCGTTCACGGTCAGCAGGCCTTCGGCAAGGCGGTGCTGGAAGCGCTGCTCAAGCGCGGTGACAATGTCATTGCCGTTTACGTCGCGCCGGAAAAGCCGGGGCAGAAGGCCGATCCGCTGAAGGATGCCGCCATTGCGGCCGGATTGCCGGTTTACCAGCCGGATTCCTACAAGAAGCCGGAAGTGTGGGAGCAATTCAAGTCGCTGAAACCCGACCTGCAGGTGATGGCTTTCGTCACCCTGTTCGTACCGGAGGAATTCCTCAACATCCCGACGCATGGGTCGATCCAGTATCATCCCTCGCTGCTGCCGGCCTATCGCGGCGCCAGCGCCATCAACTGGCCGATCATCAAGGGCGAGAAGGAGACCGGGCTGTCGATCTTCTGGCCGGATAACGGCCTCGATACCGGCGACATCCTGATCCAGAAGAAGACGCCGATCAGCGACAAGGACACGCTCGGCACCGTCTATTTCGACCGTCTGTTCCCGATGGGCGTCGAGGCCATGCTGGAATCGGTCGATCTGGTGAAGGCCGGCAAGGCCCCGCGCATCAAACAGGATGAATCGAAGGCGACTTATGAAGGTCTGTGCCGCGCAGACAATGCGCATATCGACTGGGGCAAACCCTGGGAGCAGATCGACCGCCTGATCCGCGGCTGCAACCCCGCGCCCGGCGCCTGGACCACGCTCAACGGCGCCAAACTGAAAATCTTCGACGCCACGCCGCTGCCGGCGCGCGATCCGAAAGGCATCGGCGGCAAGCTCGGTGAAGTCGTCGTGGTGGACGCCGATAGCTTCACTGTCGTCTGCGCCGACGGCCGCTTCAAGGTCACGCGCGTGCAGGCCGACGGGCCGAAGGTCGGCGCCGGCGAATGGGCCGCGGCCGCCAAGCTCGAAAAGGGCGCGCGGTTCTCCTGA
- a CDS encoding LysR family transcriptional regulator codes for MIQQLEYLMALARERHFGRAAEASGVTQPTLSAGIKQLEEMLGVLLVQRGSRFIGFTPEGERTLDWARRIVGDSRAMRQEISALRHGLTGRLKIAAIPTTLAMVAAITTPYRAKHPDVRFTILSQTSIQILTLLENLEIDAGITYLDNEPLGRVNTVPLYQERYQLLTAPDAPLGDRDSVTWAEVAQVPLCLLTPDMQNRRIIENLLRNAGGDPQPTLESNSVIVLFAHIRTGRWASVMPAKLAETLGLTDTIRAIPIVGPEAVHTIGLVVPMREPMTPQTAALVAEARRVAAAMNKA; via the coding sequence TTGATCCAACAGCTCGAATATCTCATGGCGCTGGCCCGCGAGCGGCACTTTGGTCGCGCCGCAGAGGCTTCCGGCGTAACTCAGCCCACGCTCTCCGCCGGCATCAAACAGCTCGAGGAAATGCTCGGCGTGCTGCTGGTCCAACGCGGATCGCGCTTCATCGGGTTCACCCCGGAAGGCGAACGCACGCTCGACTGGGCGCGTCGCATTGTCGGCGACAGCCGCGCCATGCGGCAGGAAATCTCCGCGCTCCGCCATGGTCTGACCGGCAGGCTGAAAATCGCCGCCATTCCGACGACGCTTGCAATGGTCGCCGCCATCACGACGCCCTATCGCGCCAAGCATCCCGACGTGCGCTTCACCATTCTCTCGCAGACCTCCATCCAGATCCTGACGCTTCTGGAAAATCTGGAGATCGACGCTGGCATCACATATCTCGACAACGAACCGCTCGGGCGCGTGAATACGGTGCCGCTTTATCAGGAGCGCTACCAGCTTCTTACTGCGCCTGACGCACCGCTTGGCGATCGCGACAGCGTCACCTGGGCCGAGGTTGCGCAGGTGCCTCTCTGCCTTTTGACGCCGGACATGCAAAACCGGCGCATCATCGAAAACCTGCTGCGCAATGCCGGCGGAGACCCGCAGCCGACGCTGGAATCGAATTCCGTCATCGTGCTGTTCGCCCATATCCGGACTGGGCGCTGGGCCAGCGTGATGCCGGCGAAGCTGGCCGAAACGCTTGGCCTCACCGACACGATCCGCGCCATTCCCATCGTGGGACCTGAAGCCGTGCACACCATCGGGCTGGTTGTGCCGATGCGTGAGCCGATGACGCCACAGACCGCAGCGCTGGTCGCCGAGGCGCGCCGCGTTGCGGCAGCGATGAACAAAGCCTGA